The DNA segment CGGAGTCGTCCGTGAAGATGGCTCGGTCAGCATCGTCGCTGTCCCGAAACAATGTCATGTATCCCCACGTATTGTTGTGGGCGTCAAAAATGGGTTGCCTGGCTATGAAAATTGACTGGTATGCTCTGTCTTCACTCATACTGCCCTCATGGTGGTCAAAGTTACGTATCCCACCGAGACTTTCTCTTTTTTCCCTTCTTGCATCAATAAGTCGAAAGGTTTGAAGCGTCAAGCATGCCCCGGTTGATTTTGTCCCTATCCCAATTGAGCCTTTCTTCTTCGGGCCGAGTATATTATGGAAGCTCCAGCACAGGTGTATCCGCTTTGCGGATTTTGACATTAGCCATGAAGAAGAGGTGCATAATGCATATCGGCAAAGCCATCCGTCTTGAGAGAATTTTCAATCGCAACACTCATCGGACAATTATCGTTCCCATGGATCATGGTGTGACCGTCGGCCCTATCGCAGGGTTGGAAAAAATGCGGGATACCGTCACCAATCTTGTTGCCGGGGGCGCAAACGCCGGTTTGGTCCATAAGGGCCAGGTCAAGCTCGGGCATCGTATGCAGGGGCGTGATTTCGGATGTATCGTTCATTTGTCCGCCGGCACCTGTCTTTCCCCGTTTCCCAATGTGAAAAGATTGGTGACTACGGTGGAAGAAGCCATACGCCTTGGTGCTGATGGCGTGAGCGTCCATGTGAATTTGGGAGATGAAACCGAAGGCCAGATGCTCAGTGATCTTGGGAGCGTCGCAGCCTCTGCGTCCGAATGGGGCATGCCCCTCCTGGCCATGGTCTATGCGCGTGGGCCGAAGGTCAGTGACGAATATGCTCCGGATGTGGTTGCCCATTGCGCTCGTGTGGGAGCGGAACTGGGGGCAGATGTCGTCAAGGTCAATTATCCGGGAGATGCGGATTCCTTTGCCAAGGTAGTGGAATGCGCCTGTGTGCCAGTGGTCATCGCCGGGGGAGCCAAGCTTGATTCCACCCGCGATTTTCTCGATATGGTCAGGGTTTCCATTGATGCCGGAGGAGCTGGTCTTTCCGTGGGGCGTAATGTTTTCCAACATGCCGACCCCACCCGCCTCGTGGAAGTGCTGAATCGCATCGTTCATATGGGGATGACAGTGGATGAATCGCTGGAAGGGTACGAAGATATTCTCTAGCCAGTGCGAATAAAGATGTTTCCTCTCCTGTCGGTTTTTTCGGCAGGAGAGTTTTTTTTGCTTTTTCTTTGTGTGTCTTGTTCGTGGCTGCGTTTTTCGATGTCAGTTCGCGGCACGGCCAGAGCCTCGGAGAGGTGATATCCCTTTTGCCTGAGTTCATCAGCACCGGGAAGCTCCCCTCCAGCCTCACGAAAGATGAATATGGTTTTTGGCACGGTTCCCGCTCTCCTTTTCCTTGTGCATGTTTGAATCGTCTATAAATCGATTGACCGATTATAATATCGCTTTGTTGATTTATAGATAGGTATTTGAGAGCGGAAAGTCCAATGAAAATCACACTTTTTTAGTACGTAATATGCTATTTTACTTTGATTTTTCCATCAAATAAAATTACAGGTTTTTTCATTGTTCGAGCCTTCAATGCATGGTCTTTTTCGATGATAAGCCCGTGGATATGACAAAACGCCCCGTGCAGAATTCTGCACGGGGCGTTTTGTCATATATTTTTAGGCCTGGGTGTTGTCTGCCTTGAAGACGAAGAGAGGCAGTCTGGCCAGAACTTCCCAGTTGTCGCCGTTTTTGATGGAAACACTGACGTGGTGTTTGCCTTCGGCTTCAACTTTGAGTCCTGGGAGCTGAAAATTCATTTTGTGCAGGGCTGTTTCCGCCGGAGTGATTTCCTGAATGCCGAGCAGGGTGTCCTGGCCGTCCGGGCCGGTCAGGTTGAGAGACACGGTGAATGGTTGTCCCCCATTCTTTTCCATGTCCCAGAGACTGGCAAAGTATACGGGCGGCAGGACGGCCGGGAGTTCCGGGACCACGGCGTGTTCAACGGTACGAATGAAGGATGTGGAGCTGGAATCTTTGTCTATGAGCAGGTCCGCGCTCATCAGAGCATAAACAAGTCTGGGCATTGCGCCTCCTTATTGGTTGATGGGACGATGAACCCCTGAGAGGGTTTCCCGGAGGTCTTCGGGTAACGTGAGAACCGCGTCGGGGTCAATCTCGACCAGGAGCAGCGCCGAGGCTATGCGTTGGCCCGGGGTGCCATGGTTGACCCCCTCTCTGAGGGCTGGCAGGGCATCTTTGCCTATTTCGGCAAGGGTCCTGAATGCCATCTGCGCCAGTGGCGTGCCTCCACGTCCCAGCAGGCGTGTCAAGATTTGACTGGCCTTGTTTCCTATATGCCCGACCATGCAAGTGCCGGACTCACTGCCAAGAAGTGCAAGCTCGAATTCTATCATGGCCGGGTCAGCTCCGATCAGGTCTATGGCTTCTGCTATGACATGCATGGCTCGAATGTCATCAGTCTCCAGAGCCCTGATCAGGGCGGGGACAGCGCTTTGTGCGCTGGGTCCCAGTCTTCCGAGTAGCCATGCGGCCTTGGCTCTAACAGCACTGTCTTCTGTCTGCAGGGTTCGAATCAGGGCCGGAATGCTGTTACTCCCCATCAATTTGAGGCTGAACGCAGCGGCATCCCGAACATGGGGCCGGAGGTCGGCAAGGCGTTTTACCAGGAACGGAGCCGCAGTCTTTCCGAGCATTCCAAGGCTGTGTGCAGCGAGGCTTCTGGTGTGCACGTCCGTATCGTTGAGTGATTTCAGAAGGGTGTCCATACCGAGTGCCGGGGAGGGCAGGAGAGAGAGACCGATAACCGCCCCCCTGCGTTGGAGCGGCGAGCCGTGCTCGGCCAACTGCATCAAGGGTTTGAGGGCGCACTGTCCCATGAGGTCCAGTTCCATTGCGGCTGTAAGGCGAATATCACCGGATTTGTCAGCCAGGCGCATTGCGACATCGGGTATCGATATGTCCTGAAGAGGAGCGGCATGAGCACTCCATGCGAACACCAAAAGGAAAAGAATGGCCGGAGCCAGGACTGTGTCCAAAACCATATTTTGTCTTTTGACTATTTTCATGGGGTGCCTTGATGTGATTCGGACTTATTTTCTGGTCATATCGCTCCACGCCCAGACCACATTGCCGCCAATGGCGCGGGTGATATCGCCTTCGTAGTCGCGTTCGAGGCGGTAGGTGGTGGGGGGGAAGTCCCGACTGTTGTCCGAGTAGAATATGAGTTCGAGATCCTCATCGAGTCGCTTGGTGTTGACTCGCTTGACCATGGCTCCCCCGTCCTCGCCGGGTTCGCAAACAAGCATGATTTTCCCCGCCGGGCTGGGGTCACGGTCATTGCGGTCTACCAGGACGATATCGCCAGGATGCAGGGTGGGGATCATTGACAGTTCATTGGCTCCGATCTCGACAGCCACGAGGTTGGTGCGAAAGCGGATGGATTCCTGATGCCTCCAGACGAGAACCCAGCCCTCCACCTTGTCTTCGGGGATGAGGCCCGGACCTGCCGCCACAGGAGATGCCGCAAGTGGCACAGCCAGATAGTCATCAGGAAGTGGGTCTGGACTATTGTCTCCTGACTGAGACTTGCCAGGCATGTGAAAGCATATTTCCCGTGCTGCATCGGTCGGTTCGTCGCCAAATGAAATGGAGACTCCGACCTTGTCGAGAATATGTCCCAGAGAGTCGGCGTTGAGGCCTCTTTCCTGCTTGAGGAATCTGTTCAGCTGGGAAGGATCAATGCCGAGTTCGTCGGCCATCCTTTTGTTGTTGGGATATCGCTTCCCTCTGCCTATGCGGCTGATAAGCGCCTGCCGTACGTCGTCAGTAAATCCCATGAGTCTTCCTCCGTTCCGTGGTCGGGATGTCTTGTTTATACATAGTTTTTGATGGATGTCTAAAGTTTTTTGTCAAAATTAGTTGACTCTCTAATAGTCAATCGACTATTTATAGGCGTCCATGTGAACGGGAAGGCTGAGGGTCAGAGGAGGATTTATGTTGAAAAAGGTGGAACTGATGCGTGTGGAGCAGGGGGATGAGGGAACCTTCGGGGTCTTGCGGCTCGAAGGGCGTGCCTACTGCGTTACTTTAGAGCCTCCGGACAGGGACAACATGGCAAATATGTCGTGTATCCCCGCCGGTCACTATATGTGCAGACTGGTGGAGTCTCCACGCTTCGGCAGGACGTTCGAGGTGATGAATGTTCCGGGGCGCTCCCACATCCTGTTACATCCGGGCAACGTGGTTGGGGATACCCGTGGCTGCGTTTTGCTCGGTAGAGAATTCGGTCGATTGAGGGGAGACAGGGCAGTGCTCAATTCCGGGAAAACCTTTGCCGGTTTTCTGGAACAGTGCGGCGATGTAAACGAATTCGCCTTTATGGTGACAAACGCATACGAGGAGTAATCATGGATAATTTTTGTTTGAAGGGTGCGCGGGATATCTGCGACGCCGTGGGAGAAAATCCTAAAAATATACATGAATTGGTCAAGGATCATGGGCTGCCGGCATGGAAGCGGGGGGCCAAGGGAACATGGCGGGCCTTGCCCGATGATCTCAGGCTCTGGATTCGCGAACAGCGGGACCGGAATATCGGGTATTTCCTTTACGGTGACGGTTGCATGATTGACGGAGGCAAGCGTCGATCTCCAGAGGACGCCTGATTTTGACCAACCAAGGGGCCGGGTTTCTCCGGTCCATTCTTTGTGTGTCATTCGAGATGATACCTGACTACCCCCGAGCCGTTGACACCGCTTCGGGGGTGTTTCTCGTTTGGAGCGTTCACAGAGAGCCGTACTCCATGCTCCGGCTCCAGGCGGACCACACGCTCGGCCAAGGCCAGGCAGTGTTCAAGCTTATTGATCTTTTCGAAAAGCGGGTTCAAAGGGCGTCTCATAAAAGTCCGGTGAGATGGTGGGGTGTCACGAGGCTTTTGTATGACTGATTCAGGGACTTTTTGTAAGACACTCCTCTCATCTTTTGTCATCATTTTCGAATCGGTATTGTGGGTGGATATGATCTGGGTATGATTAGTCGGTTCGTTGCGAAGAGAGACAGGGAGAGCCAGTGATGGTGGTGTGAAGAGAAGGGAGTTGGAAGAGGATATAACGGCCGGAGGCTTATGAAGGGGGGCCTCCGGAGAAAGGGGCGGAGATTTTCGTATTTTTTTATTTTCAGGAGGAGATGCTGGCGTGGGGCCGAGTAACCAGTTCATTTTATCCTGAAAGACGGTTTGGGGGGATTTGTCATTCACGGCGAATTCATAGGTATACTCGCCGACTGTGTAGGCTGTCCCTGCATATTGAAGCGGTCCTGTTGAAACAAGCCCGACCACACCAAGGGTGGCATTGAGAATCATGCAACCAGGCAGAACCAGGATCGCGACTGCAAAGAAAGTGTTTCGGACAAAGAGGTGCTTCATGCCAGGGGCATTGCACTGCTTATACCGTTTTTGACAATTACGTGTGAATTTGAATTGTTGCCGTGGTGGTCATCATGGCAATTCTTTTGCCATAGACAGAGTGTCAAAAAACCGGGAAAAGCTTTTGTGGATGTGCAGGACGGCCTGTCATTGGGTTTGCTAAAAGAAAGATCGGAGCAGGGTCTCCTTGCTCCGACCTTATTTGTAAGGAATAGACCCGGTTATTCGGTGAATTGTCGCCCGATGTCGAACGCCTTGCCGACGCGCTCGCCCACAGTGTGATAATCGCGCGTGCCGGGGTTGAAGATGAGTGGCAGAATTTTTTCTATATCGGGATGTTTGCCATCCACGAGCATATCCTCATCGCACTTGACATCCTTGATCTCACCGACCAGCAGGGTGTGGATACCGAGTTCATAGACATGGCTCAACTCGCACTCGATAACAAGCGGAAATTCATCAATGTATGGAGCTTCCACAACATCACTGGCCACGGCGGTCAGTCCGGCCTTGGCCAGTTTGTCTTCATTCTTTCCCGAGGCGATACCAAGGTAGTCGGCTTCAGCCGCAAGTGCCTTGGTGCAGACGGAAATGGTGAATGCCTTGTGCTTCATGATTCCGGCATAGGTATGTCGGGAAGGGCGCACGGAAACTGTCATACTGGCAGGTTGGGAGCTGGCAATGCCGCCCCAGGCTGCGATCATGGCGTTGGGTTTGTCGTTTTCATCATAACTCCCCACAGCCCAGACCGGTGTCGGTTGGGCCAGGGTTTTGGCTCCGAGGGATTTTTTCATGAATGGTGACTCCTTTTATGAATGATGTTGAGGATATTACGAGAATCTGTTGAAAATGCAAACCGGTCTCAAAGGGTTTGAAGCATTGGGGTAACTCGAGTCACCACCTTTTTTGCGATGGCCGAGCAGTGTCGGCAGGCATCACAGTCCTTGAGACAGTCAGACACACGATGCAGAAAATCGTCAGGGAAACGGGTGTTCTCCACCACTATCTGATCTGCCAGGTCTCCGACTGCGTCCAGGAGAAGTAAAAGGTTGCCGGTAAATCGTCCATCGAGATAGGCAGAAATGGTTTGCTTCAGGAACGGGGTTCCCTTGTTTCTCCCGCATATTTTAAGACTCTCCACCATACCTGCATAACGGGCAGCATCTTCAGGCCGGATAAAAGGAGAGGCAAGGATCAGGCTCGGGTCGGTGATAAACCGTCGGATGCAGCCGAAATAGTGATTCATGGCAAAGGTTCTGTCCCGACACAGATTCTCGTTGATCATGGCGATGTGTGCATCATGGGCCGGTTTATATGGACAAAAGGGAAGGCATCCTTCATTGGCAATGAGTTGAAGCTGGATGTCCGGATATGCTCCTTTGAGTCGTTCGGATATCCGGCCCAGATGTTCGAGATCCCGATTGAGGGAGCGGTCCAGAATGATCCGGCTTGGGGGAAGGAAATGGGTGGTTCGGATCATTGACAGCATGGAAAAGCACCGCCCTGCCGAGTCCAACATGGAATTGATGCTGGGAATG comes from the Pseudodesulfovibrio piezophilus C1TLV30 genome and includes:
- a CDS encoding 2-amino-3,7-dideoxy-D-threo-hept-6-ulosonate synthase, with the protein product MHIGKAIRLERIFNRNTHRTIIVPMDHGVTVGPIAGLEKMRDTVTNLVAGGANAGLVHKGQVKLGHRMQGRDFGCIVHLSAGTCLSPFPNVKRLVTTVEEAIRLGADGVSVHVNLGDETEGQMLSDLGSVAASASEWGMPLLAMVYARGPKVSDEYAPDVVAHCARVGAELGADVVKVNYPGDADSFAKVVECACVPVVIAGGAKLDSTRDFLDMVRVSIDAGGAGLSVGRNVFQHADPTRLVEVLNRIVHMGMTVDESLEGYEDIL
- a CDS encoding DUF6941 family protein; translation: MPRLVYALMSADLLIDKDSSSTSFIRTVEHAVVPELPAVLPPVYFASLWDMEKNGGQPFTVSLNLTGPDGQDTLLGIQEITPAETALHKMNFQLPGLKVEAEGKHHVSVSIKNGDNWEVLARLPLFVFKADNTQA
- a CDS encoding HEAT repeat domain-containing protein, coding for MKIVKRQNMVLDTVLAPAILFLLVFAWSAHAAPLQDISIPDVAMRLADKSGDIRLTAAMELDLMGQCALKPLMQLAEHGSPLQRRGAVIGLSLLPSPALGMDTLLKSLNDTDVHTRSLAAHSLGMLGKTAAPFLVKRLADLRPHVRDAAAFSLKLMGSNSIPALIRTLQTEDSAVRAKAAWLLGRLGPSAQSAVPALIRALETDDIRAMHVIAEAIDLIGADPAMIEFELALLGSESGTCMVGHIGNKASQILTRLLGRGGTPLAQMAFRTLAEIGKDALPALREGVNHGTPGQRIASALLLVEIDPDAVLTLPEDLRETLSGVHRPINQ
- a CDS encoding S24/S26 family peptidase, whose translation is MGFTDDVRQALISRIGRGKRYPNNKRMADELGIDPSQLNRFLKQERGLNADSLGHILDKVGVSISFGDEPTDAAREICFHMPGKSQSGDNSPDPLPDDYLAVPLAASPVAAGPGLIPEDKVEGWVLVWRHQESIRFRTNLVAVEIGANELSMIPTLHPGDIVLVDRNDRDPSPAGKIMLVCEPGEDGGAMVKRVNTKRLDEDLELIFYSDNSRDFPPTTYRLERDYEGDITRAIGGNVVWAWSDMTRK
- a CDS encoding DUF5675 family protein, which gives rise to MLKKVELMRVEQGDEGTFGVLRLEGRAYCVTLEPPDRDNMANMSCIPAGHYMCRLVESPRFGRTFEVMNVPGRSHILLHPGNVVGDTRGCVLLGREFGRLRGDRAVLNSGKTFAGFLEQCGDVNEFAFMVTNAYEE
- a CDS encoding MerR family transcriptional regulator; the protein is MDNFCLKGARDICDAVGENPKNIHELVKDHGLPAWKRGAKGTWRALPDDLRLWIREQRDRNIGYFLYGDGCMIDGGKRRSPEDA
- a CDS encoding flavin reductase family protein, with the protein product MKKSLGAKTLAQPTPVWAVGSYDENDKPNAMIAAWGGIASSQPASMTVSVRPSRHTYAGIMKHKAFTISVCTKALAAEADYLGIASGKNEDKLAKAGLTAVASDVVEAPYIDEFPLVIECELSHVYELGIHTLLVGEIKDVKCDEDMLVDGKHPDIEKILPLIFNPGTRDYHTVGERVGKAFDIGRQFTE